One part of the Humulus lupulus chromosome 9, drHumLupu1.1, whole genome shotgun sequence genome encodes these proteins:
- the LOC133800566 gene encoding pentatricopeptide repeat-containing protein At5g41170, mitochondrial-like produces MPSPIHVFHSLLLANPICFYKNFNTNNNKTHHASYALNLPEKNNITGLPIKENQTQFGLKLLVDEIKGLPFKDKDEIISRRKLNGDLGTIFEFNELLLALVTAEEPHLALKLFDEMSSYGLEADAWTFSIVIRCYCENKNLDEAERVLRYMVDNGFLPNFSAINILMNSLCKKGKLQRAFGVLDLMGGIGFKPTVQIYNCLLKGLCYVGRVEEAFDMLMRMKKDSIVEVDMYSYTAVMDGFCKVGRSDEAMELLNEALGRSLSPNVVTFNTLFNGFCVEGRPLEGIKILKLMRERNCEPDSISYSTLLHGLLKWRKTKTALRIFNELVGIGLKVDKKMMNSLLRGLCRRYCRGRKEDLFQDAYQVFGKMKNDDHGDGSVFEPSTYDLMIQTLCIGKKIDEASVNLQTMIQMGFSPQIITLNGVIQALCVEGKVNEALFVLVLLNEDGIVPSRGSYNLLIDGLNKHGHSLGACNVYGAALKQGLIPAKKPHQ; encoded by the coding sequence ATGCCTTCTCCAATTCATGTGTTCCACTCTCTTTTACTGGCCAACCCAATCTGCTTCTACAAAAATTTCAATACTAATAACAACAAAACCCACCATGCTTCCTATGCTCTTAATCTCCCTGAGAAAAACAACATTACTGGATTACCTATCAAAGAAAACCAGACCCAATTTGGCCTCAAACTTCTTGTTGATGAAATCAAAGGCTTACCCTTTAAAGACAAAGACGAAATCATCAGTAGGCGGAAGCTAAATGGTGACTTGGGAACCATTTTTGAGTTCAATGAGCTGCTTCTGGCTCTGGTAACTGCcgaggagcctcaccttgccttgAAGCTGTTTGATGAAATGTCTTCTTATGGTTTAGAGGCAGATGCTTGGACATTTTCCATAGTTATTAGGTGTTACTGTGAGAATAAGAATCTGGATGAGGCAGAGAGAGTTTTAAGGTATATGGTGGACAATGGGTTTCTTCCAAATTTTTCTGCCATAAATATTCTGATGAATTCATTATGCAAAAAGGGAAAGTTGCAGAGAGCTTTCGGGGTTTTGGATTTGATGGGTGGAATTGGTTTCAAGCCAACTGTTCAAATATATAATTGCTTGTTGAAGGGGTTGTGTTATGTGGGTAGAGTAGAGGAAGCGTTTGACatgttgatgagaatgaagaaaGACTCCATTGTTGAAGTTGACATGTATTCATACACAGCTGTTATGGATGGATTTTGCAAAGTCGGTCGATCAGATGAGGCAATGGAGTTGCTTAATGAAGCTTTGGGGAGGAGTTTATCACCAAATGTGGTCACCTTCAACACTCTCTTTAATGGGTTCTGCGTAGAAGGAAGGCCATTGGAGGGGATCAAGATTTTGAAGCTGATGAGAGAGAGAAATTGTGAGCCTGATTCTATCAGTTACAGTACTTTGTTACATGGGTTATTGAAATGGCGCAAAACTAAGACTGCTTTAAGAATATTTAACGAATTGGTGGGGATTGGACTGAAAGTCGACAAGAAGATGATGAACTCTCTGTTAAGAGGATTGTGTAGAAGATATTGTAGGGGAAGAAAAGAAGACTTGTTCCAAGATGCCTACCAAGTGTTTGGGAAAATGAAAAATGATGACCATGGCGATGGTTCTGTGTTCGAACCTAGTACATATGATCTAATGATCCAAACTTTGTGTATAGGGAAGAAAATTGACGAAGCCAGTGTCAATTTACAGACTATGATTCAAATGGGATTTTCACCGCAGATTATCACGTTGAACGGCGTAATTCAAGCGCTTTGTGTTGAGGGAAAGGTGAACGAGGCATTATTTGTTTTGGTTCTACTGAATGAAGATGGCATAGTTCCTAGTAGAGGAAGTTATAACCTTTTGATTGATGGCCTAAACAAACATGGGCACTCGTTGGGTGCCTGTAATGTGTATGGGGCTGCGTTGAAGCAAGGTTTGATTCCTGCCAAGAAACCACACCAGTGA